In Oryzias melastigma strain HK-1 linkage group LG10, ASM292280v2, whole genome shotgun sequence, the genomic window ACCCTCTGAAAGTGTAGAGGGACGATATCTCTTTTTTTACTGTACAGTGAAGAactataatacattttttggggAGATTAAAACTAAAGTGATCACAAAAATGGCAACCAGTGTCCTAAAGCTGCACACAAGAGGTAATGCTCAAAGGAAAACCCAATTTCATCAGGATTtgaaaaaggagcaaaaagaaGTAATGTAGGTGAATaccaaaatatcctaatttaatatattttttaaattaacttgtAACTTAAATACAGTatcttttgaaatattaataaataccCTTTTGCTTCAACTTTTACTTTCACAATTACtagttgaaaatgtattttggagAAAGTTTGATTAGAGAAGTTTGTCTTTCTGTAGTTCCATTTTCTGGCtacatcttgttttttgttgtgcctttgtaaagctacattcacattcTGTGTTACAAGAACCCCCTTATTGGTAGACCAGTTTAAACACAATGGGCTAAGCATGCTTTTTAGAACACACCAAGTGCATGTGTAGCTTTACTGACACTCAATGTTCACATTCAAAATTCTCCAAAGctgttcttattttattttatatacacaCAAAACTGGTCTTCTGGATTTGAATTTTACACCACTAGTATCTTACAAGAGGAGGCTAGTGACCCATGTTTCCAAAATTGAAATAgattaagaaataaaagacatttgacaaaacaaaatccaacCTGAACCTCaatgtaaaaggtaaaaatatgagtaaaaacaaatcagcCAATGAGAACCCAGAGAATTAACTTAACTGTAGTGAGGCGAGGTAATTAGGTAAATGGGAGCAGCTGAATCAATTATGTGAAATCAGGTGTGACTTATTAACAAGACTCAAATTCAGGACtgcaatagaaaaaaaggtCTATCtctctatctatccatctattgAAATGAATGATTTAGTTAgtcaataaatcaaatataaaaacttcacacttttaactatttaattaaaaaataattatattgtAAACATCAGACTTTCATACAATTTGACCCCCAGGGTttacagatgaaacaaaaacacacagatttaGTACATTTAGATATATTTcgtgtaaaaataataatggttCATGACTAAATTTGTAAATTCAGGCAATAAGATGTTTGAAGGTTGAATACAGGACTTggtacagcattttttttctctcttttcttttagtgTATCAACGTCTGCATACTTTGtattatttaggttttttttgcaacaaacaatctaaaatgttacaatttaaACTGCATCATTATGACAAGTATTGAACTCTATCCCCGACACGTGTCTTTCCATGGTGACTTGGAGACTGTTGCCAGGGATCTCCAGTTCCCTGCAGGACAGGAAACACTGACACCCTGCCTTGACACTGATggacagatgaaaaaaaaaagaacccagCTGCTTCTAAGAAGAATATATTTGGGTTTTCAGATGTGTGATCCCCTGGTAAAGCCTCACTTTACAATCTCTCAGCCAGTGTGTGTGACAGGAGTGATGATCAAGGGAGCGGAGTTTCTGCCTCCGTCACTGGCACATGGGCTGAAGAAAGGGAAGAGCTTCTCGGTGAAGGCACATCCAGTGAAGGAGAAGATGCAAGCCCTCTCATGTACATCGTAAAAGGTAACCTGACCTGCCTCGTAACCAACAAACACCCCAACCTTCGTTGGAATGGCCCTCACCTGCAAGTTTATGGGAGGGACTGCATTGGCTGTGAGCACATTTCCTTTTCTTAGCCAAATAGTCCAGTATCCGTTCTTTGGGCTAAGTCTTATATCCCCGTTCCTGTTGATTGACTCCTTTGCAACACCCAAATACCACTGAGTTTTACCCTTCACTTCAACCTCATAGTAAAATTTTCCAGATGAGAATCCCTCTTTTGCCAAGACGTTATAGACAGAATCAAACATCTCTTGTTTGAGCTTGAGGAAGTTAATTTGGGTTGCATGTGCGACTCGTTTCCCATCCTCAGAAACGCTGAGGAATGGGTTTGCTGTGTCGCGATGGAGCGTCACATCCACAGCGTGCCGCTGCTTTTCTTTGAAGGTAGGATCACACATGAAGTCGATTTCTCTTTGGATTCTTGTTTCCAGTTCATGTAAAGCCTCTTGATTTGCAAACTGGCTACAGTTGAGCCGAACCTCAGACCAGTCTTTCACCTCTGCTGAAGAGAAAGTCAGAAGAAGATTGTTCTCGAGGAACGTCAGGTGGTCATCAGTCAGTGAAACGTCATTGAGATGCAGATTTTTCTGCTGGATTTGAAGTATTTCTTCTTCCAGGTCTTGCATGAATCTTTTAGCCTCCTCCTCCACTTTGCTCTGTTTTGTTGCTATAACCTCACACAGCTCTGCGTGGCTTCTCCTAGCATAATCTGTGATAGCGGTCATCAGGTGGCTGCTTCTCGCCAGCGCCTTGTCTGCATCAGTCTGGCTTGCTTTAAGTGAGTCTTGAATCTCCAGCATTTTCTTCTGACGAGTCTGGATCATGTGATGCGTCTTTTCCCGCTCTGTTTCTATTTgagttttcctcatttgagcttCTTCCTCGAGAGTCACAATCACatgttttttatggtttccACCCTTACAAGACTCACAGAGAAATGATTGGTCGAACCTGCAGAACCACTCCAAAGGCTCGCCATGAGTTTTGCAAATCCTACTCTCTAGGTTCTTAACCGGGGCGAtcagtttgtgtttcttcaaGACGACATTACTCTGATGAGGCTCCAGATGGGTTTGACAGTAGGACATAAAACAGACAAGGCAGGACTTTACTGCCACGACCTTTGGCTCCGAGCAGAGGTTACACAACACGCTTTCACTTCCTGCTCCTCCAGGAGTGCtcgatgattttttttctgtccggtgtttgaatttatttgacatttcattgataaaaatgttaacacaaaGCATTGGTTTGGGGTAAAACTCTGCTTTGCACAGTGGGCAATGGAGTAAAGTACTAAGCGTGTCCCAGTAGTCAGTGATACACTGCAGGCAGAAGGTGTGCCCACAAGGAATCGATGCAGGTTGGTTAAACAATTCCAGACAGATGGAACAAAGAAAACTTTCTTCAGCCATCAGACTTGTGTCAGAAGCCATTTCTATATAGAGAAAGACAGCAAAAACATTCAACTTAAggctgacaaaaagaaaaatagtgtgAAATGGAAAAACTTTACCTGCTGGAAAAAGGCCTTTGCCGAAACTACCCTCGAGAAGTGATCAAACCTGTCTGGCTTTCTCTGTTTGCTTTCACTTCAGAAGTTCCTCCCCTTTTTTGTCTTGGCAGGTGCAGGTTAACCCTTCCCAGACTCCTATATTTTCTCAATTGgactcaaaaacagaaaaaaaaaaaagcctccaaAATCTTGATTTCAGAGGCCCACATACACTGAGAATTCCTTAGGATTTGCATTAGTCATATTCTCTAGAAAAGCTCCTCCATGTACAGATTCAACCAGTTAATATCTGAGATGTCACTGATGGCACCCAAATGATACATATTATTTAtcatactgtaactcttcaaccgtttatgtgATCAGCGCTGATCATGgcgcagagaaaagcagcttttcatatccTCTTTGCACCATTTTGCAACACATTACAAACGAAAAGCTGCTAtttttctgtgacagaatcagctgttTTCATGATGATTGCATGTACATTTCAACCCTTTAAAGTGTTACATTTCActgcaaggctgcttttctctactTCAAACTCTGctgaaattacattaaaagaatgtaaacactggatcTAAATATCAAATATCAGTGTTAAAGATCCCCtcagaagaaaattgtttttttaagtatttttaacatgttcttgaggcatttttcaaaaaaatggaaaattaagcttcaaattgcatttctgggtatttcttcattcaacttgtgaatcaggaggagatgaaaaaaatgctgtttgaaaaagcttgtgggtgtgatgtagaagccacaagctccctgctccgctccattctgctgcatccacttgtagacgactagatccacgtacgtctttGTTGTTCTCGTTTGAGCTAGCATTTGGgtcaaactgtacagctggattgctccaatagTATGTCAGTTTAGTAGTATGAAGGGTTGGaaacatggatgatgggaagtaggggtgggGTTACTCTACActaacggtcccgcccacaactgagaggcacatttctaatgagctactgcgtctctgcagaaactgtccaaaaTAAACGACACAGGTtacttgattttggctaaaaatatcaaaatcataactaaaaaaacactggaaatgctttaaaaaatgatgatcaGCAGGAGACTTTTAAGGATTGAtaattagaatttaaagttgcaaaattcatagcatttatcaaatattaatgTGTCTCTCTGAGAACTTTAATGTTCAGTATCTTCACAATCTCCTGTGAATGCAGTCCTCAAATTCTTTCTGATCAGAAcctaacatttgttttaaactaaacaaCTGTTTTACCTCCAGAGAGGTGTAAACTGCAAGATaccaaaacatttcagtttttgtcctgCTTTTCACACTGCTAGACTCCTagaggatttattaaaaaaaaaaaaaaacgagaatccatccatttattcaaACATCCAACGTGTCTTTGCACTCCAGGTCACGGGGTGGCTGCAGCCTCTTCCAGGTGTCATCGGGCTGCTTTCCGGATGGGGCACAAGTTCTTCATGAAGCCGCGGGGTTTATAACCATCTAACATTGTTAAATCTTTCATTGGCACATATGGGGTGAGAAGGCCTGGCCTCTGCCACCAATAACGAATTATCAGACTGACAATTTCCAGacataatataaagaaaatgagattTTCAAATCTCATCACTAAAACACTAATTTGTTCAGAGTTTTACagcatatatttaaaatgatctctTGATTCATGTGGTATTCAGATGGGGATTCCCTTTGATCAAGGTCTGTTTGGAGCTCCAGATTCTCTCCTGATGACCTGATGATTGGTGGACGTCAGAGAGGAAAATCAGTTCTTCTCTACTCCCAACGCTTTCCATTCTCTCTCTCCATTTTTCATCCAGCACTGCACGCCATGCCTCTGCTCCTCCAAGTCATTGGGCTCTAATCTTGAATACATGAATTGGAGATTAGAACAGCTCAGAGCACTCGAGGACAGAGACCTCTATTAGATTCGGAGGCCTCCTGCTAGGTGTCTGCTCTGTTCTGAGCTGAGTGCAAATTCAAAGTAAAGCCTTCTCCCAGCAGTTCGTCCCTCATACCTGCACCGAAGACTGAAGTGTGTCACTGCCGCATAATAATATCAACACAGGTGAAAGCACAAAGGTGAGTTtagtgttaaatatttaaaaaagagataCAGTTTAAGGTACAAGACACAGCAATTTCAATTCAAATgtccatttttacatttaatgtgGTAGATTATGACATTATATAATGTATGTATTTGCTCAAATCAGTTTTAAACACTGATTTTGCTGTCACCCACATTTGTATGAATGGAATGAGGAACTTTGACATAtccagaacacacacacatgcaaaaaaacacttaatgaagtcaattacaaacaaataattgtaaaatttacagtaaattacagaagaacattttaaatccttTGCTACGGTGACCCTGATGTACAAATGACTCAACCTACAAACATATCAAAGATCTAAACATCTatgtataaagtaaaaaaacaaaacgaggTATTTCAGATTCCCAgtggattgtctgtgctcctgttcctcTCCGTGGGccgcgcctctggctcatcttggctgtggacctcgtcCCCATCTGTCCCCCATATATCTGgttgaactctattcaaataagtagttgtagagttagataagcaaattcttctttaatttgtaaatcatctgtccgtcctgggataggatttctccttcatgtgggcatccctaaggtttcttctttttttcctgaatcaagtttttaggagtttttccttactgggaaggagggtctaagggcaggaatAACCAGTTTTagttagtctgtttagtttttagctattgttaatattttatattttatgaccaacctTCTACTTCTGTAAATCTACCGTCGTGAAGAccaatgaaacatttttgtgtgaagttgtgctatttaaaaaaaaaaaacaattgaattaatatagaacatttgggctatgtgaccactattttttttttttaggtgtgcaggTTCGTTTCTTTAAGCTGTATGTTCTTTTTGTGCACACAATTTATTCTTCTGGGTTAAAAcgtgataaattaaaaaaatttaagacgattgaaaatgaaggaaacattttctctctggcctgtttttgttcagaagcCGCATATTTTCATGTAAAGTTTACCAAGTCAAACATTGCaattattgtgattaatcagaATCCAAAAAAGTGATTTGTCTGATTAATTATTTGTATCGATTGACAGCATtaattcaaaatacaaaaatgtaaatatacatttttgggtgtgatttcatattgggATTACTTACAGATAAGTGGTAAGTAAGTGGGTAagtaagtggtcggcaaatactttaaaaaattaatcgcaattcattttttattttttagcaatttccggccttttccagttttttttattattatataataatatttattattacttttgttgaag contains:
- the LOC112153504 gene encoding E3 ubiquitin-protein ligase TRIM21; its protein translation is MASDTSLMAEESFLCSICLELFNQPASIPCGHTFCLQCITDYWDTLSTLLHCPLCKAEFYPKPMLCVNIFINEMSNKFKHRTEKKSSSTPGGAGSESVLCNLCSEPKVVAVKSCLVCFMSYCQTHLEPHQSNVVLKKHKLIAPVKNLESRICKTHGEPLEWFCRFDQSFLCESCKGGNHKKHVIVTLEEEAQMRKTQIETEREKTHHMIQTRQKKMLEIQDSLKASQTDADKALARSSHLMTAITDYARRSHAELCEVIATKQSKVEEEAKRFMQDLEEEILQIQQKNLHLNDVSLTDDHLTFLENNLLLTFSSAEVKDWSEVRLNCSQFANQEALHELETRIQREIDFMCDPTFKEKQRHAVDVTLHRDTANPFLSVSEDGKRVAHATQINFLKLKQEMFDSVYNVLAKEGFSSGKFYYEVEVKGKTQWYLGVAKESINRNGDIRLSPKNGYWTIWLRKGNVLTANAVPPINLQVRAIPTKVGVFVGYEAGQVTFYDVHERACIFSFTGCAFTEKLFPFFSPCASDGGRNSAPLIITPVTHTG